One part of the Methylobacterium terrae genome encodes these proteins:
- a CDS encoding ABC transporter substrate-binding protein, translating into MIIDRRDALKRAGLLALGTAAWSPAALTRALAQGSAQAPRRGGVLTVQLNGEQRVLNPAIRASTGVYVITSKIVEPLVDLDQDGKPAGVLATSWEAAPDGKTVTFRLRPGVTWHDGKPFTSADVQYTAMELWKKYLNYGTQLQQYLEAVDTPDAGTAVFRYSRPMPLDLLLRALCDLGYVAPRHVFAGTNVLENPANTAPIGTGPFKFVAYERGQHVIAERNPSYWREGFPYLDRIVWRFITDKAAASAALETGQVQLSTYNALALADLDRLKSDPHFTVSSRGLEANAFNNTLEFNTRRKELADVRVRRAIAHAIDVPFFIENFIYGLGKPATGPIPSSSTAFYPNNPPPYPFDAKKAAALLDEAGYKRGAGGTRFSLKLVPIMNGEDVPLLATFIQQSLQAVGIKVDIVNLDTAGALSTVYRDWNFDLATGWHQYRGDPAVSTTVWYRSGSPKGAPWTNQYGWQSDLVDRLTDEAASELDPGKRKALYAQWVGAVNDEIPVWMMTERTFLSATSKRVHGDHNTPRWGSADWHDAWIEA; encoded by the coding sequence ATGATCATCGACCGCCGCGACGCCCTCAAGCGGGCCGGCCTCCTCGCGCTCGGCACCGCGGCCTGGAGCCCGGCGGCCCTGACGCGCGCGCTGGCGCAAGGTTCCGCGCAGGCACCCCGGCGCGGCGGCGTGCTGACGGTGCAGCTCAACGGCGAGCAGCGGGTGCTCAATCCGGCGATCCGCGCCTCGACCGGGGTCTACGTCATCACCTCGAAGATCGTCGAGCCGCTGGTCGATCTCGACCAGGACGGCAAGCCCGCCGGCGTCCTCGCGACGTCCTGGGAGGCGGCGCCCGACGGCAAGACCGTGACCTTCCGCCTGCGCCCGGGCGTGACCTGGCACGACGGCAAGCCGTTCACCTCCGCGGACGTCCAGTACACCGCGATGGAGCTTTGGAAGAAGTACCTGAACTACGGCACGCAGCTCCAGCAATACCTGGAAGCGGTCGACACGCCCGACGCCGGGACGGCCGTGTTCCGCTACTCCCGGCCGATGCCGCTGGACCTCCTGCTGCGGGCGCTCTGCGACCTCGGCTACGTCGCCCCCCGGCACGTCTTCGCGGGCACGAACGTGCTCGAGAACCCGGCCAACACCGCGCCGATCGGCACCGGCCCGTTCAAGTTCGTCGCTTACGAGCGCGGCCAGCACGTCATCGCGGAGCGCAACCCGAGCTACTGGCGCGAGGGCTTCCCCTATCTCGACCGGATCGTCTGGCGCTTCATCACCGACAAGGCGGCGGCCTCCGCCGCGCTCGAGACCGGCCAGGTCCAGCTCTCGACCTACAACGCGCTCGCGCTCGCCGACCTCGACCGGCTGAAGTCGGATCCGCACTTCACCGTGTCGAGCAGGGGCCTGGAGGCCAACGCCTTCAACAACACGCTCGAGTTCAACACCCGCCGCAAGGAACTGGCGGATGTCCGGGTGCGCCGGGCGATCGCGCACGCCATCGACGTGCCGTTCTTCATCGAGAACTTCATCTACGGCCTCGGCAAGCCGGCGACCGGGCCGATCCCGTCCTCCTCGACCGCCTTCTACCCGAACAACCCGCCCCCCTATCCCTTCGACGCGAAGAAGGCGGCGGCGCTCCTCGACGAGGCCGGGTACAAGCGCGGCGCCGGCGGCACGCGCTTCTCGCTGAAGCTCGTGCCGATCATGAACGGCGAGGACGTGCCGCTGCTCGCCACCTTCATCCAGCAATCGCTGCAGGCGGTCGGGATCAAGGTCGACATCGTCAACCTCGACACGGCGGGCGCGCTCTCCACCGTCTACCGCGACTGGAACTTCGATCTCGCCACCGGCTGGCACCAGTATCGCGGCGACCCCGCGGTCTCGACGACCGTGTGGTACCGCTCCGGCTCGCCGAAGGGCGCCCCCTGGACCAACCAGTACGGCTGGCAATCCGACCTCGTCGACCGCCTCACCGACGAGGCGGCGAGCGAGCTCGATCCCGGCAAGCGGAAAGCCCTCTACGCCCAATGGGTGGGGGCGGTGAACGACGAGATCCCGGTCTGGATGATGACCGAGCGCACCTTCCTGTCGGCGACGAGCAAGCGCGTGCACGGCGACCACAACACCCCGCGCTGGGGCTCGGCCGACTGGCACGACGCGTGGATCGAGGCGTGA
- a CDS encoding cupredoxin domain-containing protein, giving the protein MTFPARTAAAALLLTALTGGARAANDLPPPKTDAMPPVEVTITAENGVPRCAPAELRLPAQTNVDLHVTNQSNEQISLTAPQIFQNKNVLHHDGDVVHVASNDAYLIKANGKGEIRLRTIAPGEYKYGCTAVSKQDKPFEGKLTLVDPTK; this is encoded by the coding sequence ATGACGTTCCCCGCCCGCACTGCCGCCGCCGCCCTCCTGCTGACCGCCCTGACCGGCGGGGCCCGCGCCGCCAACGACCTGCCGCCGCCCAAGACCGACGCGATGCCCCCGGTCGAGGTGACGATCACCGCCGAGAACGGCGTGCCGCGCTGCGCCCCCGCCGAGCTGCGCCTGCCGGCCCAGACCAACGTCGACCTTCACGTGACCAACCAGTCGAACGAGCAGATCTCGCTCACCGCGCCGCAGATCTTCCAGAACAAGAACGTGCTGCACCACGACGGCGACGTGGTCCACGTGGCGAGCAACGACGCCTACCTGATCAAGGCCAACGGCAAGGGCGAGATCCGCCTGCGCACCATCGCGCCGGGCGAGTACAAGTACGGCTGCACCGCCGTCTCGAAGCAGGACAAGCCGTTCGAGGGCAAGCTGACGCTGGTCGATCCGACGAAGTGA
- a CDS encoding ABC transporter permease produces MNQRPPTPELDAVPVTSPAAGPVSLPLPGPAGTGRLSPLNRRRLANFKANRRGYWSFVLFCLLFVTSLFAEFIANDRPIVVSYKGEILFPIVVDYPEETFGGFLARTDYRDPVIAKEIAQNGWAVWPPIRFSYNTHNLDLPVPAPAPPTWLLTDAQCKTVAEKTGGATCRDIEWNWLGTDDQGRDVVARLLYGFRLSVLFGLTLAIVSSVIGVLAGAVQGYFGGWVDLVFQRVIEIWTAIPSLYLLIIISSIITPSFFVLLGILLLFSWVSLVGVVRAEFLRARNFEYVRAARALGLSNARIMFRHLLPNAMVATLTFLPFVLNGSITTLTSLDFLGFGLPPGSPSLGEMLAQGKANLQAPWLGLTGFAVIAVTLSLLIFAGEAVRDAFDPRKTFR; encoded by the coding sequence ATGAACCAGCGCCCCCCGACGCCGGAACTCGACGCGGTCCCCGTCACCTCCCCGGCGGCGGGTCCGGTGAGCCTGCCGCTTCCGGGTCCCGCCGGGACCGGACGGCTGTCGCCGCTCAACCGCCGGCGGCTCGCGAACTTCAAGGCGAACCGCCGCGGCTACTGGTCGTTCGTGCTGTTCTGCCTGCTCTTCGTCACGAGCCTCTTCGCCGAGTTCATCGCCAACGACCGGCCGATCGTCGTCTCCTACAAAGGGGAGATTCTGTTCCCGATCGTCGTCGACTATCCGGAGGAGACGTTCGGCGGCTTCCTCGCCCGCACCGACTACCGCGACCCGGTGATCGCCAAGGAGATCGCCCAGAACGGCTGGGCGGTCTGGCCGCCGATCCGCTTCTCCTACAACACCCACAACCTCGACCTGCCGGTGCCGGCCCCCGCCCCGCCGACCTGGCTCCTCACCGACGCGCAGTGCAAGACGGTGGCGGAGAAGACCGGCGGCGCGACCTGCCGCGACATCGAGTGGAACTGGCTCGGCACCGACGACCAGGGTCGCGACGTCGTCGCCCGGCTGCTCTACGGCTTCCGCCTCTCGGTGCTGTTCGGCCTCACCCTGGCGATCGTCTCGTCCGTCATCGGCGTGCTCGCCGGCGCGGTGCAGGGCTATTTCGGCGGCTGGGTCGATCTCGTGTTCCAGCGGGTGATCGAGATCTGGACCGCGATCCCGTCGCTCTACCTGCTCATCATCATCTCGTCGATCATCACGCCGAGCTTCTTCGTGCTGCTCGGGATCCTGCTCCTGTTCTCCTGGGTGTCGCTGGTCGGCGTGGTGCGGGCGGAGTTCCTGCGCGCGCGCAACTTCGAGTACGTGCGCGCCGCCCGCGCGCTCGGGCTCTCGAACGCCCGCATCATGTTCCGCCACCTCCTGCCGAACGCCATGGTGGCGACGCTGACCTTTCTGCCCTTCGTGCTGAACGGCTCGATCACGACGCTCACCTCCCTCGACTTCCTCGGCTTCGGCCTGCCGCCGGGCTCGCCGTCGCTCGGCGAGATGCTGGCTCAAGGGAAAGCCAACCTGCAGGCGCCGTGGCTCGGGCTGACCGGCTTCGCGGTGATCGCCGTGACCTTGAGCCTCCTGATCTTCGCCGGCGAGGCGGTGCGGGACGCGTTCGATCCGCGAAAGACGTTCCGGTGA
- a CDS encoding DUF4112 domain-containing protein — MAGSTPEQVMARLDLLAHVLDTAILLPGNRRIGLDAIVGLIPVIGDVVTTAISSYIVWEARRLGAPRWLIARMAANVAIDGVVGAVPLVGDLFDAAFKANRRNVQLLRRHLERSGALKPSVIDVTATRLD; from the coding sequence ATGGCCGGCTCGACTCCCGAGCAGGTGATGGCGCGGCTCGACCTGCTGGCGCACGTCCTCGACACCGCGATCCTGCTGCCGGGCAACCGGCGCATCGGCCTCGACGCGATCGTCGGCCTGATCCCGGTGATCGGCGACGTGGTCACCACGGCGATCTCGTCATACATCGTCTGGGAGGCCCGGCGCCTCGGCGCGCCGCGCTGGCTGATCGCCCGGATGGCGGCGAACGTGGCGATCGACGGCGTGGTCGGTGCGGTGCCGCTGGTCGGCGACCTGTTCGACGCCGCCTTCAAGGCCAACCGCCGCAACGTGCAGTTGCTGCGCCGCCACCTGGAGCGCAGCGGAGCGCTGAAGCCCAGTGTGATCGACGTCACCGCCACGCGCCTCGACTGA
- a CDS encoding aminotransferase has translation MNPIFADLPTTVFEVMSALARETGAVNLGQGFPDDPGPADVRAKAAEAVVEGWNQYPPMMGLPELRRSIAAHYARWQGLDLDPDTEVMVTSGATEALAGALMALIEPGDEVVLFEPMYDAYLPLVRRAGGVPRFVTLTPPHFRLTEEALAAAFSPRTKVVLLNNPLNPSATIFPDEDLALLAGFCRRFDAVALCDEVWEHVVFDGRRHTPLMAFPGMRERTVKIGSAGKIFSLTGWKVGFVMAPPHLMRGLAKAHQFLTFTTPPNLQAAVAYGLAKDDAYYEGMRAAFARARDRFASGLTDLGFSVLPSAGTYFLNVDIAPLGEGDDVAFCERLVRRHGVAAIPVSAFYAHRPVRTIVRFCFAKRDDTLDRALERLGGLAPGRAA, from the coding sequence ATGAACCCCATCTTCGCCGACCTGCCGACCACCGTGTTCGAGGTGATGTCGGCGCTCGCCCGGGAGACCGGCGCCGTGAATCTCGGCCAGGGCTTCCCGGACGATCCGGGCCCGGCCGACGTGCGCGCCAAGGCCGCCGAGGCGGTGGTGGAGGGCTGGAACCAGTACCCGCCGATGATGGGCCTGCCGGAACTGCGCCGGAGCATCGCCGCGCACTACGCCCGGTGGCAGGGGCTCGACCTCGATCCCGACACCGAGGTGATGGTGACCTCGGGCGCCACCGAGGCGCTGGCCGGCGCCTTGATGGCCCTGATCGAGCCCGGCGACGAGGTCGTGCTGTTCGAGCCGATGTACGACGCCTACCTGCCGCTGGTGCGCCGGGCCGGCGGCGTGCCGCGCTTCGTCACCCTGACCCCGCCGCACTTCCGGCTGACCGAAGAGGCGCTGGCCGCCGCCTTCTCGCCGCGCACGAAGGTCGTGCTGCTCAACAACCCGCTCAACCCCTCCGCCACGATCTTTCCCGACGAGGACCTGGCGCTGCTCGCCGGCTTCTGCCGGCGCTTCGACGCCGTGGCGCTCTGCGACGAGGTCTGGGAGCACGTCGTCTTCGACGGCCGCCGCCACACGCCGCTGATGGCGTTCCCCGGCATGCGCGAGCGCACGGTGAAGATCGGCTCGGCCGGCAAGATCTTCTCCCTCACCGGCTGGAAGGTCGGCTTCGTCATGGCGCCGCCTCACCTGATGCGGGGGCTCGCCAAGGCGCACCAGTTCCTCACCTTCACCACGCCGCCGAACCTCCAGGCGGCGGTGGCCTACGGCCTCGCGAAGGACGACGCCTATTACGAGGGGATGCGCGCCGCGTTCGCCCGGGCGCGCGACCGCTTCGCGTCAGGCCTGACCGATCTCGGCTTCAGCGTGCTGCCTTCCGCCGGCACCTACTTCCTCAACGTCGACATCGCCCCCTTGGGCGAAGGCGACGACGTCGCCTTCTGCGAGCGGCTGGTGCGCCGGCACGGCGTCGCGGCGATTCCCGTGAGCGCCTTCTACGCCCACCGGCCGGTGCGCACCATCGTGCGGTTCTGCTTCGCCAAGCGCGACGACACCCTGGACCGCGCCCTCGAGCGCCTCGGCGGCCTCGCGCCCGGGCGCGCCGCCTGA
- a CDS encoding DUF2721 domain-containing protein — protein sequence MLPSTDPSQVDSTAHIIQVALTPVFLLSGIATLLNVFSTRHARIADQVEKLSDRIAERPGDRAKLRDLRRRSLALDVAVVIAALGGVAICGAVLTLFLGTLRDAAVASVLFLLFGAAIVCTLASLTAFAAEMMLASRTVRTEVDEQQQESREQEAAGEDAAAR from the coding sequence ATGCTTCCCTCCACCGATCCGTCCCAGGTCGATTCGACCGCCCACATCATCCAAGTGGCGCTGACGCCGGTCTTCCTGCTCTCCGGCATCGCGACGCTGCTCAACGTCTTCTCGACCCGCCACGCCCGCATCGCCGACCAGGTCGAGAAGCTCTCCGACCGCATCGCCGAGCGGCCCGGCGACCGGGCGAAGCTGCGCGACCTGCGCCGGCGCAGCCTCGCCCTCGACGTGGCGGTGGTGATCGCGGCGCTGGGCGGGGTCGCGATCTGCGGCGCGGTGCTGACGCTGTTCCTCGGCACCCTGCGCGACGCCGCGGTGGCGAGCGTGCTGTTCCTGCTGTTCGGCGCCGCGATCGTCTGCACCCTCGCCTCGCTGACCGCCTTCGCGGCCGAGATGATGCTGGCGAGCCGCACCGTGCGGACCGAGGTCGACGAGCAGCAGCAGGAGTCGCGCGAGCAAGAGGCGGCCGGGGAGGACGCCGCGGCGCGCTGA
- a CDS encoding PRC-barrel domain-containing protein — MPTELPNERPLREPGTMELDPSGDGIALDETRRLIASNKVEGTAVYDRKGEHLGSVYNFMVDKVSGQVAYAVLSFGGFLGFGESHHPVPWKALTYDVRLGGYVIDIDAGTLAEAPRHGPGEDPFADPAYGGRLDDYYGGRAPTI; from the coding sequence ATGCCGACCGAACTTCCCAACGAGCGCCCCTTGCGCGAGCCGGGCACGATGGAACTCGATCCGTCGGGCGACGGCATCGCCCTCGACGAGACCCGCCGGCTGATCGCCTCGAACAAGGTCGAGGGCACCGCGGTCTACGACCGCAAGGGCGAGCATCTCGGCAGCGTCTACAACTTCATGGTCGACAAGGTGTCGGGGCAGGTCGCCTACGCGGTCCTGTCCTTCGGCGGCTTCCTCGGCTTCGGCGAGAGCCACCACCCGGTGCCGTGGAAGGCCCTGACCTACGACGTGCGGCTCGGCGGCTACGTCATCGACATCGACGCCGGCACCCTCGCGGAGGCGCCGCGGCACGGCCCGGGCGAGGATCCGTTCGCCGATCCGGCCTACGGCGGGCGCCTCGACGACTATTACGGCGGCCGCGCCCCGACGATCTGA
- a CDS encoding HAD family hydrolase: MIRNLIFDIDGTLLDSVDLHAAAWAEAFRAFGIDVPEGEIRSQIGKGGDQLMPVFVPRDRLEREGEAIETFRSDLFKREYLSKVRPLPGVRALFERLKAEGHVLALASSGKAEEVERYQEIAGIRDLVDVATNSDEAERSKPHPDIFEAALARLGHPPRGQAVVIGDSPYDAEAAVKAGLPVIGVLCGGFPEAGLSEAGCGAIYRDPQDLLDGYDSSPLRRGLP; the protein is encoded by the coding sequence ATGATCCGCAACCTGATCTTCGACATCGACGGGACCCTGCTCGACAGCGTCGACCTGCACGCCGCGGCCTGGGCGGAGGCCTTCCGGGCCTTCGGCATCGACGTGCCGGAAGGCGAGATCCGCAGCCAGATCGGCAAGGGCGGCGACCAGCTGATGCCGGTCTTCGTCCCCCGGGACCGCCTGGAGCGCGAGGGCGAGGCGATCGAGACCTTCCGCTCGGACCTGTTCAAGCGCGAGTACCTGTCGAAGGTCAGGCCGCTCCCCGGGGTGCGGGCGCTGTTCGAGCGGCTGAAGGCGGAAGGGCACGTGCTGGCGCTGGCCTCCTCCGGCAAGGCCGAGGAGGTCGAGCGCTACCAGGAGATCGCCGGCATCCGCGACCTCGTCGACGTCGCGACCAATTCCGACGAGGCCGAGCGCTCGAAGCCGCATCCCGACATCTTCGAGGCGGCGCTCGCCCGGCTCGGCCACCCGCCCCGGGGCCAGGCGGTGGTGATCGGCGATTCGCCCTACGACGCCGAGGCCGCCGTCAAGGCCGGGCTGCCGGTGATCGGCGTCCTGTGCGGCGGCTTTCCCGAGGCGGGCCTGAGCGAGGCCGGCTGCGGCGCGATCTACCGCGACCCCCAGGACCTCCTCGACGGCTACGACAGCTCGCCCCTGCGGCGCGGCCTTCCGTAA
- a CDS encoding alpha/beta hydrolase, giving the protein MPGQHRFAALLLAAALPATALAQQTAPPNADASDFARLEAAQNAANAKPGPRTVPGRRIPVPETVSPEFQAAIAAPYRTPAWNADPGSAAEWKALVAKLAAQTAAPLPALRERLGVVSTPEVIGGVKAWIIAPKEVPERNRHRLLVHIHGGGYVYNPGEAGTLEAVLMAAFGGFTVISFDYRMPPDAPYPSAMDDAMAVWKAALALQPAENMAVFGTSTGGGMTLALMLRARREGVPLPAAIAPGTPWSDLTETGDSYKANEWLDNVLVSYDGYLTRAATLYAAGHDLRDPQLSPIYGDLRGLPPTILTTGTRDLFLSNTVRTHRKLRQAGVEASLQVFEGMSHAQYLFNPDAPETREAFAEIAGFLDKHLGIAAKKP; this is encoded by the coding sequence GTGCCCGGCCAGCACCGCTTCGCCGCCCTGCTCCTGGCCGCCGCGCTGCCGGCGACCGCCCTCGCGCAGCAGACGGCGCCCCCGAATGCCGACGCCTCGGACTTCGCCCGCCTCGAAGCGGCCCAGAACGCCGCCAACGCCAAGCCCGGGCCCCGCACCGTGCCGGGCCGGCGCATCCCGGTGCCGGAGACGGTCAGCCCCGAATTCCAGGCGGCGATCGCCGCGCCCTACCGCACCCCGGCCTGGAACGCCGATCCGGGCAGCGCGGCGGAATGGAAGGCGCTCGTCGCCAAGCTCGCGGCCCAGACCGCCGCGCCCCTGCCGGCCCTGCGCGAGCGCCTCGGCGTCGTCTCGACCCCGGAGGTGATCGGCGGCGTCAAGGCCTGGATCATCGCCCCCAAGGAGGTGCCGGAGCGCAACCGGCACCGGCTGCTGGTCCACATCCACGGCGGCGGCTACGTCTACAATCCGGGCGAGGCCGGCACGCTCGAAGCGGTGCTGATGGCGGCCTTCGGCGGCTTCACGGTGATCTCGTTCGACTACCGCATGCCGCCCGACGCGCCCTACCCGTCCGCGATGGACGACGCCATGGCGGTGTGGAAGGCGGCGCTCGCCCTGCAGCCGGCCGAGAACATGGCGGTGTTCGGCACCTCGACCGGCGGCGGAATGACGCTGGCGCTGATGCTGCGGGCCCGTCGCGAGGGCGTGCCGCTCCCGGCCGCCATCGCCCCCGGGACCCCGTGGTCCGACCTGACCGAGACCGGCGACAGCTACAAGGCCAACGAGTGGCTGGACAACGTGCTGGTCTCCTACGACGGGTACCTCACCCGGGCAGCGACGCTCTACGCCGCCGGCCACGACCTGCGCGACCCCCAGCTCTCGCCGATCTACGGCGACCTGCGCGGCCTGCCGCCCACCATCCTCACCACCGGCACCCGCGACCTCTTCCTGTCGAACACCGTGCGCACCCACCGCAAGCTGCGCCAGGCCGGGGTCGAGGCCTCGCTCCAGGTGTTCGAAGGCATGAGCCACGCCCAGTACCTGTTCAACCCGGACGCACCGGAGACCCGCGAGGCCTTCGCGGAGATCGCGGGCTTCCTCGACAAGCACCTGGGGATTGCGGCGAAGAAGCCGTGA
- the cysS gene encoding cysteine--tRNA ligase has product MASLLRLYNTLSRAKEPLRPIDSGRVRMYACGPTVYDAAHIGNARPLIVFDLLFRLLRHLYGAEAVTYARNVTDVDDKINARAAERGITIRELTDGTLAQFHDDIRRLGILMPGDVNVPGKAPAMIEPRATDHILEMTALIDRLVAAGHAYVAEDHVLFDVPSMPDYGALSRRPLDEMEAGARVDVAPYKRSPLDFVLWKPSKPAEPSWPSPGGIAVPGRPGWHIECSAMAWKHLGETFDIHAGGIDLVFPHHENEVAQSRCCFDTPVMANIWLHNGFLQVEGDKMSKSLGNFVTLREVLADWPGEVVRLAMLRTHYRQPIDWTLRGLEEASRTLERWYEAAGDAAPGPAPEAVLAPLLDDLNTPAALGEVHRLDDPALLRAGAGLLGLLGRTKTERDRAAVAASGVDAAAVEGLIAERKAARARKDWAESDRLRGALAALGVTVKDNKDGTTTWTVNP; this is encoded by the coding sequence ATGGCCTCGCTGTTGCGCCTCTACAACACGCTCTCCCGGGCCAAGGAGCCGCTCCGGCCGATCGATTCGGGCAGGGTGCGGATGTATGCCTGCGGCCCGACCGTCTACGACGCCGCCCATATCGGCAACGCCCGGCCGCTGATCGTCTTCGACCTCCTGTTCCGGCTCCTGCGCCACCTCTACGGGGCGGAGGCGGTCACCTATGCCCGCAACGTCACGGACGTCGACGACAAGATCAACGCGCGGGCGGCCGAGCGCGGCATCACCATCCGCGAGCTGACCGACGGGACGCTGGCGCAGTTCCACGACGACATCCGCCGCCTCGGCATCCTGATGCCCGGGGACGTGAACGTGCCGGGCAAAGCCCCGGCGATGATCGAGCCGCGGGCGACCGACCACATCCTCGAGATGACGGCGCTGATCGACCGGCTGGTGGCCGCCGGCCACGCCTACGTCGCCGAGGACCACGTGCTGTTCGACGTGCCCTCGATGCCCGATTACGGCGCGCTGTCGCGCCGCCCCCTCGACGAGATGGAGGCCGGCGCCCGGGTCGACGTGGCGCCCTACAAGCGCTCGCCCCTCGATTTCGTGCTGTGGAAGCCCTCGAAGCCGGCCGAGCCGTCCTGGCCCTCGCCCGGCGGGATCGCGGTCCCGGGGCGGCCGGGCTGGCACATCGAGTGCTCGGCGATGGCCTGGAAGCACCTCGGCGAGACCTTCGACATCCATGCCGGCGGCATCGACCTGGTGTTCCCCCACCACGAGAACGAGGTGGCCCAGTCGCGCTGCTGCTTCGACACGCCGGTGATGGCGAACATCTGGCTCCACAACGGCTTCCTGCAGGTCGAGGGGGACAAGATGTCGAAGTCCCTCGGCAACTTCGTCACCCTACGCGAGGTGCTGGCGGACTGGCCGGGCGAGGTCGTGCGCCTCGCCATGCTGCGCACCCATTACCGCCAGCCGATCGACTGGACCCTGCGCGGCCTGGAGGAGGCGAGCCGCACCCTGGAGCGCTGGTACGAGGCCGCCGGCGACGCCGCCCCGGGCCCCGCGCCGGAGGCGGTGCTCGCGCCGCTCCTCGACGACCTCAACACCCCGGCGGCGCTCGGCGAGGTGCACCGCCTCGACGATCCGGCCCTGCTCAGGGCCGGCGCCGGCCTGCTCGGGCTGCTCGGCCGGACCAAGACCGAGCGCGACCGCGCCGCGGTGGCGGCCTCCGGCGTCGACGCGGCGGCGGTGGAAGGGCTGATCGCCGAGCGCAAAGCGGCGCGCGCCCGCAAGGACTGGGCCGAATCCGACCGCCTCCGCGGCGCGCTCGCGGCGCTCGGGGTGACCGTGAAGGACAACAAGGACGGGACGACGACCTGGACGGTGAACCCGTAG
- a CDS encoding DUF1737 domain-containing protein: MDTKPPNDMLPYRLITGKDDANFCRRISEALALGYRLYGSPSCTFNGTDVIVAQAVVWPSVVVE; encoded by the coding sequence TTGGACACCAAGCCCCCGAACGACATGCTCCCCTACCGCCTGATCACCGGTAAGGACGACGCCAATTTCTGCCGCCGGATCTCGGAGGCCTTGGCGCTGGGCTACCGTCTCTACGGCTCGCCCTCCTGCACCTTCAACGGCACGGACGTGATCGTGGCGCAGGCGGTGGTCTGGCCGTCGGTCGTCGTGGAGTAG
- a CDS encoding TIGR00730 family Rossman fold protein gives MRTVCVYCGSGFGTDPVFEAAARALGRHLAEAGIALVYGGGNVGLMGTVARAVLDHGGHVTGIIPDFLKSRERMLDDVQETVVVSDMHTRKKLMFDRSDAFVAMPGGIGTLEELVEQMTWSQLGQHAKPILLLSVADFWAPFLGLLDHMRRTGFIREGLDLSYLVAEDPEQVVPMLRAAIRRSEPRPEAEALIDEKF, from the coding sequence ATGCGGACGGTTTGCGTGTATTGCGGCTCGGGGTTCGGCACCGATCCGGTCTTCGAGGCGGCGGCGCGGGCGCTCGGCCGCCACCTGGCGGAGGCCGGCATCGCCCTGGTCTATGGCGGCGGCAATGTCGGGCTGATGGGCACGGTGGCGCGGGCGGTGCTCGACCATGGCGGCCACGTCACCGGTATCATCCCGGACTTCCTGAAGTCGCGCGAGCGCATGCTCGACGACGTGCAGGAGACGGTCGTGGTCTCCGACATGCACACCCGCAAGAAGCTGATGTTCGACCGCTCGGACGCCTTCGTGGCGATGCCGGGCGGCATCGGCACCCTGGAGGAACTGGTCGAGCAGATGACCTGGTCGCAGCTCGGCCAGCACGCCAAGCCGATCCTGCTGCTCTCGGTGGCGGATTTCTGGGCGCCCTTCCTCGGCCTCCTCGACCACATGCGCCGCACCGGATTCATCCGCGAGGGGCTCGACCTCAGCTACCTCGTCGCGGAAGACCCCGAGCAGGTCGTGCCGATGCTGCGCGCGGCGATCCGGCGATCGGAGCCGCGGCCGGAGGCGGAAGCGCTGATCGACGAGAAGTTCTGA